The following proteins are encoded in a genomic region of Benincasa hispida cultivar B227 unplaced genomic scaffold, ASM972705v1 Contig245, whole genome shotgun sequence:
- the LOC120069133 gene encoding uncharacterized protein LOC120069133 — translation MRETTFLAASRRLATQAHTIPRIVGRSRRNPLVVRPPVFKREGSTKSMPMPIAAVSTESKRKRRNDTEVFGNILSSLEQGGGLPKAGVVNQPLPMKEEAAVVTDEPVKDGIVVVEEVVVEEEEKTNNVLVPETQEATVIAEIYDEPPRRKEEEIVAGDVHPEEAEKDDKKREKQLEEAEKENKKKKKKGKKAGEAKSSHHRKARKNKEQKDDDEDEEAKRRVE, via the exons ATGCGAGAGACAACATTCCTGGCTGCCAGTCGTAGGCTTGCCACCCAAGCCCACACCATCCCCAGAATCGTCGGAAGATCCCGGAGAAATCCTTTGGTCGTTAGGCCTCCTGTGTTCAAGAGAGAAGGAAGCACCAAGAGCATGCCTATGCCAATAGCTGCCGTCTCCACTGAAAGCAAGAGGAAGAGACGAAATGATACagaggtgtttggcaacatcctAAGTTCCTTGGAGCAAGGAGGTGGACTGCCCaaggcaggggttgtaaaccaaccactgcctATGAAGGAGGAGGCAGCGGTAGTGACGGATGAACCAGTGAAGGATGGAATAGTGGTGGTGGAAGaagtggtggttgaagaagaagaaaagacgaATAATGTTTTGGTCCCAGAGACTCAGGAGGCAACTGTCATCGCAGAAATTTATGATGAACCtccaagaagaaaagaagaggaaatt GTTGCAGGGGATGTACATCCAGAAGAGGCCGAGAAGGATgataagaagagagagaagcaGCTAGAAGAGGCTGAGAAggaaaataagaagaagaaaaagaagggaaagaagGCTGGAGAGGCAAAGTCTTCACATCATCGCAAGGCAAGAAAAAACAAAGAGcaaaaggatgatgatgaagatgaagaggccaagagaagagtggaaTAA